CTCGACGGTCCGCACACGATCGTTACGGTGAACGGCGTCAAGGTGACGGATTACACCGAAGGCCAGGCGGCGCCGCCTCGCAAGTTCAACTTTGAACCCTATCGCGGACCGCGCCCCAATGAAGGCTACTTCGGACTCCAGAACCACAGCAACAACGACATTGTGTTCTTCAAGGAAGTTGCCGTTCGGCCCTTGCAAAAATAAACTTCAACTTTCGGAGGCGAAAATGGACGACAAGTTCACACGCAGACGTTTCCTGCAATCGGCGGGGGCAGCAGCCTACGTGGGGGCCGGGCTTGCCATGCCCGGGCAGGCGCAAGCGGCCGACAGCGGCGCGGATACCAGCAGCGTGGCAGGCAAGGCCAGAATGTTCCCGGGGTGTTGCGCATATTCTTACCGCAAATATCTGGCGAGCGGGCAGATGAGTATGCAGGACTTCATTCACGAGATCGTAAAGATCGGCTCAGTGGGCGCAGACATGACGGTTTACTGGTTTAAATCCACTGATCCTGCTTACCTCGCTGAGCTTCGGCATCTCGCCTTCAAGAACGGCGTGCCGCTTTCCGGGGCGGGTTGCAGGTCCAGCATGGTCCAGGCCAGCGCTGACAAGCGCCGCGAAGTGCTGGCAGATATCAAGAAGTGGGTGGACGTTTCACAGGGACTGGGAGTTCCACACCTGCGGATTTTCGGAGGCAAGCTTCCCAGCGGCGCAACTGTGAAGCAGGGGACCGATTGGGTGGTGGAAACCATGAAGCCTGCCTGCGATTATGCCGGCAATAAGGGCATCACGCTCGGCATCGAGGACCACTCCGGCGTCACGCAGAATTCTGACGTTTGCCTGGAAATCATGCACCGGGTAGACTCGCCTTACGCAGGCATCAACCTCGATATCACTCACTTCACCCCAACAGGCTCCGAGGACCAGTATGCCCAGATCAAAGCCTGCATTCCGTACGCCACCCAAACCCACATTCGCGATCATTTCGATGACGGCACGCCCATCGATCTGGATCGTGTGTGGAAGATGTTCCAGGAAGGCGGCTACAAAGGCTACATGTCCCTTGAATACGAAGGCAGGGGAGAAGATCCCATGACCGGCATTCCCAAAATGATGAGCAGGGTCAGGGAACTCTGCCAAAAGTACTCCAGCGCATAAGCCCGGTAGGTCGCCAAGAGGCAATTCCCATTCCTGTTATTCCGAGCCGTTCGCCCCTTTTGCTCGCGGGTGGCACGGGCGTCCTCGCCCGTGCTTCGGTCAAAAAATCACGGCCAGGATGGCCGTGGCACAACATGGCGGCCAAATCGAGTCACCACCGCGGCCCATTGGTAATTGAAAAACGCTGCGGTCTTCGCTATATTGGCTGATATGCCTATTTTCGAGTATCAATGCCGGAACTGCGGCTCCAGATTTGAGAAGATTTCGTACGCGTCAGGCGCAGAAATCCTGTGCAAGCATTGCTCAAGCCCCAAGGTCGAGAAGCTTTTGTCGGTGTTTGCCGTTGCGGGCGCTTCCCGCCAGGGAGTGTCGAGCGAACCCGGCCCCTGCCCGTGCGGGGCTCCTCGCCGCGGTATGTGCGGTGAATAACGGATCCCCAAGCCCGCAGATTTCCAGTTCCGATCTTTTGTTATACCCTTGGGAACGATGGGAGATTTACTCCGCCGTTTCGGTCCCCGAAGCCGTCCGTGGAATCTGCCCGCCAGGGCCGAGACTCACAGCTCGCAACAGGAGGCGGTGCGCCGAGTGTCCTCACCCAAGGCAGGAATAGCGGCTGCCCGTCCGCTCACTGCCGGCGCGAAGCCATGATGAGGGTCGATGCTGAGGCCTGAAATAAGATCCCTTGAGAAGCATGAAGAATTCAAAGAATGTGAAAACGCCCAGAAGGCTATCTGGGGCGGCCTGAGCGTAGCGTCAGAAGTCATGCTGGTGACACAAAAGGCCGGCGGGGCCGTGCTGGGAGCGTTTATCAAGGGGAAGCTGGCCGGCTTCATTTATGCCCTCCTCGCCCGGCGCAATGGGCAACTCAGCCACTGGTCCCACATGATGGGCATACTGCCTCAGTACCGCAGCCAGGGGCTCGGCCTTCAACTGAAACTGGCGCACCGGAAGCTCGCACTCTCGCAGGGCATCAAGTCCATCCGCTGGACCTATGATCCCCTCCAATCCCCCAACGCCACCCTGAACCTGAGCAAGCTGGGCGCCCGCGTTGAAGAGTATGTCGTCAATTATTACGGCCAGTTTCACAGCATAATTGAGCAGGGTCTTTCGAGCGATCGCTTTGTGGTGAATTGGCCGATTGCTTCAAGGCCCATAGGGCGGCTGCTTGCTGAAGGCAGGAAAACGGCGGCAATTCCGGACGTACCCAGGATCAATCTGACCGCCATGAACAACAGCGGATTTCTAGTGAATCGGAAGGTTGATTTTAACCTTCGCGAGCACAGACTGCTGGTTGAGATTCCTGCGGATACGGACCTTATGCGCGCGAAAGCGCTGGGGCACGCAAAACGCTGGCGGACTCAAACACGCGAGATATTCCTGGAATACCTTTCGAAGGGTTATTCGGTGCGCAACTTCCTCACGGAAGGCCAGAACACCGTCAGGCCGCGTTGTTTTTATCTGCTTGTCCGCAAATGAGCTTCAGGCACTCGTTTTGCACGGTGCCGGCAGGTCGAGGAAGAATTGCGACGGGTGTCCTTGAATCCGTCCGGGCGCCCAAAATACAATAGAGATGGCTTCGGAATTTCAGCGCCGGGTTCAAAAAGGAAAAAATGGCTTCTATCGACGATAAGAGCGAAAACACGGACGGAAAGGGTTATCAACTTTATGTCATGCGCCATGGAATTGCGGTTGCGCGGGGCGACCCGAATTTCCCTGATGACGCCCAGCGCCCGTTGACGCCAGAGGGCAAGAAGAAGTTGAGGACCATCGCAAAGGGCCTGTTCCGCCTTGGGCTTCGAGTGGATTCCATTATCACCAGCCCGCTGGTCCGGGCTTCGGAAACGGCCGCAGTTGTGGCAGAGATTCTCGATAGAGGCATCAAAATCGAGTCCTCGGATTTCCTCCGTCCCGGCGGGTCATTGCAGGCATTGCTGACTTCTCTCGGCAAGCGGAATGACCACCGCAGCGTTCTGGTGGTCGGGCACGAACCAGACTTGAGCGAGGGCGTGGCAAAATTGATCGGAAACACCCGGGCCAGTTTTCAGTTCAAGAAAGGCGGATGTTGCCGTATTGATTTCGACAAGTTTCCGCCTCGTCCTCCGGGAAAACTCATCTGGTGGCTCACACCGCGAGTAATGCGGAAGATCGGATAAGGATCCTTCACCTTTGTTTTTCCTCATGATTCACTCTTCGAACAACCACCGTGTTGTGTTCAACCCTGGTTTGCTTGTAGACTGTTGATATAGAAACATCAGGTTGGTTTTGGACCGTGCGCCAACTGCTGGCGGCATCTTCGACCGACAGCGGCGCCGCCGGCGCCAGAGCCGCCCGCTTCAGGCGGCATGCATGGCTCACTTAAACGGACACGCCACATCCAATGCCTTTCCGGACGCTCCGCCATCCGTATTCCTGCCGAAAGCGCCGGTGGAGGAAGACGGCGCGCAAAGCGCCCAGGCACAGGACCGGGACGCCCGGCGGAAAGCTCCAGGCGGGGAAGACAACGGCGCCCGGCCGGGTGAGTGGGCGCAGGTCTTCGAGCTGGCCCGCAAGCACCTCGACCGCTGCGTCGCTCTTGAACCGAAAGTCCTCCACGGCGATGATCCGGACGCCATCCATGATTTGCGCGTGGCTACGCGGCGTCTTCAGCAGGTGATTGACCTGATACATCCTTCGCCTCATTCGGGCGACATCCGTAAACTGTACCGTGGCCTCAAGCGCTGCCGAAGTTCGCTGTCGGAAATCCGGAATTATGACGTTTTGCTTGCAAAGGTTGATGCGGCGCTTGGCCGGAAGCGCACTGCCCGCCGGGAAGCCTGGGAAGCAATTGGGGAATATCTACGAGGCTTGCGTTCGGTCCGGATGGAAAAGTCTTTGCGCAAACTGGCAAAGGCCAATCTTTCCTCCATCTACGTGCGCCTGAAAGAATTCCTTCCCTCGAACGGGACCTCCGGCGATGTGCCGGGCAATTCCTCCGGCAACGGCGCAGAGCGGCATCTTGAGGCAGAGCAATTCTACGAGCGCGTCGCCGATGCCCTGAAGACCGTCTGGGCCGAGCTTGAACAGCAAATCGCCCGTTCGCGTCATGAACGCGACGCCTCGGTGCTGCACCACACGCGCGTTGCCGCCAAGCGAGCGCGGTACCTGATTGAAGCGGTCCAAGCTTGCGAGGCGCCCGGAAGCAGAGAAGTCCTGATCTGGCTGCGAAGCTTGCAGTCCCAACTGGGCCACTGGCACGATCGGGTGGTGTTTGAGGAGTACGTTCTCGGAATGCTCGCTGACCGTGACTTTCTGCGCGACCATCTGGAAATGGCGATTCAGATTGAACGCTTGATGATGGCGAACCGTGCTGCGAAATCAAAATTAGAGAAGAAGTACGTTGAATTGGTCCGCGACAGGACGGGCTTCCTGAAAGCTCGGGAGTGGGTGCGCCAGATGGTGGATTCGCCGGCCACTCTGTTTGCCGGGTCCTGAAACGGGCCATTCAGTTTCCGGCGCCGTTGGTGTTTGCCGGGAGGGGCGTTTCAGCCGGCGTTTCATGGTCCCCTGCCGCTGCTGTTGCCTCGGGGGATAGGTGCTCGCCCTGCGTCAGCACATCGCTGATCCCCGCTCGCAGGGCCTCAAAGACTTCAGGGACGTCCC
This portion of the Terriglobia bacterium genome encodes:
- a CDS encoding CHAD domain-containing protein, translating into MAHLNGHATSNAFPDAPPSVFLPKAPVEEDGAQSAQAQDRDARRKAPGGEDNGARPGEWAQVFELARKHLDRCVALEPKVLHGDDPDAIHDLRVATRRLQQVIDLIHPSPHSGDIRKLYRGLKRCRSSLSEIRNYDVLLAKVDAALGRKRTARREAWEAIGEYLRGLRSVRMEKSLRKLAKANLSSIYVRLKEFLPSNGTSGDVPGNSSGNGAERHLEAEQFYERVADALKTVWAELEQQIARSRHERDASVLHHTRVAAKRARYLIEAVQACEAPGSREVLIWLRSLQSQLGHWHDRVVFEEYVLGMLADRDFLRDHLEMAIQIERLMMANRAAKSKLEKKYVELVRDRTGFLKAREWVRQMVDSPATLFAGS
- the sixA gene encoding phosphohistidine phosphatase SixA, translated to MASIDDKSENTDGKGYQLYVMRHGIAVARGDPNFPDDAQRPLTPEGKKKLRTIAKGLFRLGLRVDSIITSPLVRASETAAVVAEILDRGIKIESSDFLRPGGSLQALLTSLGKRNDHRSVLVVGHEPDLSEGVAKLIGNTRASFQFKKGGCCRIDFDKFPPRPPGKLIWWLTPRVMRKIG
- a CDS encoding sugar phosphate isomerase/epimerase family protein produces the protein MDDKFTRRRFLQSAGAAAYVGAGLAMPGQAQAADSGADTSSVAGKARMFPGCCAYSYRKYLASGQMSMQDFIHEIVKIGSVGADMTVYWFKSTDPAYLAELRHLAFKNGVPLSGAGCRSSMVQASADKRREVLADIKKWVDVSQGLGVPHLRIFGGKLPSGATVKQGTDWVVETMKPACDYAGNKGITLGIEDHSGVTQNSDVCLEIMHRVDSPYAGINLDITHFTPTGSEDQYAQIKACIPYATQTHIRDHFDDGTPIDLDRVWKMFQEGGYKGYMSLEYEGRGEDPMTGIPKMMSRVRELCQKYSSA